One region of Acanthopagrus latus isolate v.2019 chromosome 24, fAcaLat1.1, whole genome shotgun sequence genomic DNA includes:
- the mrps9 gene encoding 28S ribosomal protein S9, mitochondrial — translation MAASRARTVGSFLGKCGTCSSSLSAVTSQLSRQVLSRQICVSSALRRKNLAALGPEKFTMEFIKKQVEEFEIGKRHLANMMGEDPENFTQEDIDRSIQYLFPSGLFDKKARPLMKHPDEIFPKQRAIQWGEDRRPFHFLFYTGKQSYYTLMHEALGKILALEKHQDRLRAKGLLTKDVKQISLSTSRWLKKEELEELLVENISTQDYDHFIQLMERLLSMPYCTKEEEFVLRYRQNLETQSMKQVMPLLERDERGVAFSTANGRRKMANSTVILRDCGSGRITINGQDYLHYFPVLQDREQLMFPLQFMGMLGRFDLECTVSGGGRSGQAGALRLGISRALLCFMSDGEVENMRQAGLLTPDPRVRERKKPGQEGARRKFTWKKR, via the exons ATGGCGGCGTCCCGTGCGCGGACCGTGGGATCGTTTTTGGGAAAATGTGGGACTTGCAGCTCGAGTTTAAGCGCAGTCACGTCGCAGTTGAGCCGACAG gtccTGAGCAGGCAGATATGTGTGAGCTCTGCCCTCCGCAGAAAGAACCTGGCGGCCTTGGGGCCAGAGAAGTTCACCATGGAGTTCATCAAGaagcaggtggaggagtttgagatCGGCAAACGACACCTGGCGAACATGATGGGAGAGGACCCCGAGAACTTCACCCAGGAGGACATAGAT aggagcATCCAGTACCTCTTCCCCTCCGGCCTGTTCGACAAGAAAGCCCGGCCGCTCATGAAG CACCCAGATGAAATATTTCCCAAGCAGAGAG CCATCCAGTGGGGCGAAGACCGACGGCcgttccacttcctgttctaCACCGGCAAACAGTCCTACTACACCCTGATGCAT GAAGCGTTAGGCAAAATCCTGGCGCTAGAGAAGCACCAAGATCGTCTGAGAGCCAAGGGGCTGCTGACCAAGGACGTCAAGCAGAT CTCTCTCAGCACGAGCAGGTGGCTTAAAAAGGAGgaactggaggagctgctggtggagaacATCTCCACCCAAGAC taTGACCACTTCATCCAGCTGATGGAGCGCCTGCTGTCGATGCCCTACTGCACCAAAGAGGAGGAGTTCGTCCTACGGTACCGTCAGAACCTGGAGACCCAGTCCATGAAGCAAGTAATGCCGCTGCTGGAGCGAGACGAGAGGGGCGTGGCCTTCAGCACCGCGAACG GTCGGAGGAAGATGGCCAACTCCACTGTGATTCTTCGAGACTGCGGCTCCGGGCGGATCACCATCAACGGCCAGGACTACCTGCACTACTTCCCTGTGCTCCAGGACAG agagcagctgatgtTCCCGCTGCAGTTCATGGGCATGCTGGGACGCTTCGACCTCGAGTGCACCGTGAGCGGCGGCGGGAGGTCCGGCCAGGCGGGGGCGCTGCGGCTCGGCATCTCTCGGGCGCTGCTCTGCTTCATGTCCGACGGCGAGGTGGAGAACATGAGGCAAG CTGGTCTGCTGACCCCTGACCccagagtgagggagaggaagaagccCGGTCAGGAGGGAGCCCGAAGGAAGTTCACCTGGAAGAAACGCTGA